The genomic stretch AGAGGATCAAGGCTCAACATAGCAAGGGAAAGCTGACCGCAAGGGAAAGGCTTTCGTTACTTCTTGATGCCGGTACGTTTGTAGAGATCGATAAACTTGTTACCACCCGCTCGCATGATTTTGATCTGGATAAGAAAAAATTCTATGGTGATGGTGTAATAACAGGTTATGGCAATATACATGGGCGGCAGGTGTTTGTATATGCCCAAGACTTTACGGTTTTAGGTGGCTCACTGGGTGAAATGTCTGGCAAGAAAATAGCGAAGGTTATGGATCACGCAATGAAGGTTGGTTGCCCCATTATTGGAATAATTGATTCTGGAGGAGCGAGGATTCAGGAGGGAGTGATGAGCCTATCTGGTTATGGCGAAATATTTTATCGTAACACGTTGGCCTCTGGAGTCGTACCACAAATTACCATAAGTGTAGGACCTTGCGCAGGTGGAGCTGTTTACTCTCCTGCGATTACAGACTTTGTGATAATGGTGGATAAAATAAGCCATATGTTCGTTACTGGTCCCGAAGTTGTTAAAACAGCCTTAGGAGAAGATGTTAGTTTCGAGGAGCTAGGCGGTGCATATACACATGGGAAGTATAGCGGTGTAGCACATTTTGTGGCTAAAGATGAATATGAATGCATGGACATTGTAAAGAAACTGTTATCTTACCTGCCTCAGAACAACGCAGAGGATCCTATATTAGTTCCTACTACGGATGATCCGAACAGAACTGATAGCAAGTTAGCAAGTGTGGTACCTGAGAATCCATACGAACCGTATGACATAAAGCAGATAGTAACTTCCATACTAGATAATAACGAATTCTTTGAGGTTCATGAGTTATGGGCTGCGAGTGTTGTTGTAGGATTTGGGCGATTGAATGGAAGGACAGTCGGCATCATAGCAAACCAGCCATTGCACCTTGCGGGATCCTTAGATATCGATTCATCCAATAAAGCTGCACGTTTTATACGAACATGCGATTGCTTTAACATACCAATTGTATCAATAATAGATACCCCCGGATACCTACCGGGTTTGGAGCAAGAGCGTAATGGTATCATCAGGCACGGAAGTAAACTGTTGTTTGCATATTGTGAGGCAACGGTTCCAAAGCTTGCTGTAATAGTGGGCAAGGCATACGGTGGTGCCTACATCGCGATGAGTAGTAAACACCTGAGAGCTGACATTAACTATGCATGGCCAACTGCTGAGATCGCTGTATTGGGTCCGGAGGCTGCTATTAACATAATATTCAGGAAGGAACTTTCTGAAAGTAAGGATCCTGAGAATTACAGAAAGAAGGTAATTAAAGAGTATAGGGACAAGTTTGCTAATCCATACATAGCTGCGGAACAGGGATTCATTGATGCTGTTATAGATCCCATGGAGACAAGACCCATGTTAATAAGGGCACTTGAAGCGCTCGCAAACAAGAGGGAGTCTAGGCCACTAAAGAAACATGGAAACATAAACCTTTGATGGAAATGATAAAGAAGATTCTCATAGCAAACAGGGGCGAAATCGCAGTCCGAGTGATTAGGGCCTGTAGGGAACTTGGTATAAAGAGTGTGGCTGTATATTCCGATGAAGACGTGCAGGCAATGCATGTTAGGCTTGCAGATGAAGCGTACCATATAGGTCCTGCAAGTCCACGTGAAAGTTACCTTAACATGGAGAAAATAGTTGAAATTGCAAGTAAAGCAGGTGCGGATGCGGTACACCCAGGTTATGGCTTCCTTTCGGAAAACGCTAACTTTGTTGATTTATGCGAAAGAGCAGGAATAATTTTCATCGGGCCTACAAGTGAAACTTTACGCTTCTCCGGGGATAAGATGGCAGTAAAGACTACTGCAAAGAAGATCGGTATACCAGTTGTGCCTGCAAGCGACGGTATACTTGATGATGTTGAGAAGGCAGTTGATGTTGCCGGGAAGATTGGCTACCCCGTATTATTGAAATCTGCTTTCGGCGGAGGAGGAAGAGGTATCAGGCTTGCCAATGATGAGAAGACGTTGAGACAGGAATTCGAGATGTCTACTATGGAAGCAAAGGCGGCATATGGTAGAGCGGCGATGTTCGTTGAAAAGTATCTGCCAAGAATTAGGCACATTGAATTCCAGTTGGTTCGTGACTCACACGGCAATGCAGTCTACCTATTTGAAAGAGAATGTTCTATACAAAGAAGGTACCAGAAACTGGTTGAGATGGCTCCTTCTCCTGCTGTGGATGAAAAAACAAGAGTAACAGTTGGCAACTATGTTCTGAAACTTGCCAAGGAGATCAACTATTTGAATGCTGGAACTGTTGAATGGATATGTGATGAAAAGGGTAACTTCTATCTTATAGAGATCAATTCCAGGTTACAGGTCGAGCATCCGG from Nitrososphaerales archaeon encodes the following:
- a CDS encoding acyl-CoA carboxylase subunit beta; the protein is MHDEKTKHLSQVNKTAEKGGGEERIKAQHSKGKLTARERLSLLLDAGTFVEIDKLVTTRSHDFDLDKKKFYGDGVITGYGNIHGRQVFVYAQDFTVLGGSLGEMSGKKIAKVMDHAMKVGCPIIGIIDSGGARIQEGVMSLSGYGEIFYRNTLASGVVPQITISVGPCAGGAVYSPAITDFVIMVDKISHMFVTGPEVVKTALGEDVSFEELGGAYTHGKYSGVAHFVAKDEYECMDIVKKLLSYLPQNNAEDPILVPTTDDPNRTDSKLASVVPENPYEPYDIKQIVTSILDNNEFFEVHELWAASVVVGFGRLNGRTVGIIANQPLHLAGSLDIDSSNKAARFIRTCDCFNIPIVSIIDTPGYLPGLEQERNGIIRHGSKLLFAYCEATVPKLAVIVGKAYGGAYIAMSSKHLRADINYAWPTAEIAVLGPEAAINIIFRKELSESKDPENYRKKVIKEYRDKFANPYIAAEQGFIDAVIDPMETRPMLIRALEALANKRESRPLKKHGNINL
- a CDS encoding acetyl-CoA carboxylase biotin carboxylase subunit, with amino-acid sequence MIKKILIANRGEIAVRVIRACRELGIKSVAVYSDEDVQAMHVRLADEAYHIGPASPRESYLNMEKIVEIASKAGADAVHPGYGFLSENANFVDLCERAGIIFIGPTSETLRFSGDKMAVKTTAKKIGIPVVPASDGILDDVEKAVDVAGKIGYPVLLKSAFGGGGRGIRLANDEKTLRQEFEMSTMEAKAAYGRAAMFVEKYLPRIRHIEFQLVRDSHGNAVYLFERECSIQRRYQKLVEMAPSPAVDEKTRVTVGNYVLKLAKEINYLNAGTVEWICDEKGNFYLIEINSRLQVEHPVTELITGVDLVKLQIKIANGESIPFKQSDLKLNGCAIECRINAEDPLNDFAPSSGPVPSCIIPYGPGIRVDTYLFPGSSVSGYYDSLVAKLLAWGRDFDEARLRIKNALDEFYIEGIQTTIPLHKTIMDDPAFIAGDLSTDYLDRFKILERVQTVAKESANQKVNAIVTAALLHNILIKSGGAGMQQNSGKGSRWKEEGRFAWGFSYGI